The Ignavibacteria bacterium genome has a window encoding:
- a CDS encoding hydrogenase small subunit, translating to MSDKPVTYWQQMQANGYSRRDFLKFCAWMSAFIGIEASGVGKVVKAMETKPRIPVVWFHFQECTCCSESFIRTAHPIVSDIVLDKISLDYTETLQAAAGHQAEEALHNTMKKYKGEYLMLVEGSVPVYDDGIYCCIGGRSAIDIIEEAAAGAKAVVAWGSCASNGCIQAASPNPTGAKPVSSVINGKPIINVPGCPPIGEVMAGTIVHLLTFDRIPQLDGLGRPKAFYSRRVHDTCYRRPNYDAGLFVDTFDDENAKRGYCLYKMGCRGPVTYNACGITRWNEGVSFPIQSGHGCIGCSEANFWDNGPFYNHLPSFPGFGIETTADKIGVAVGAVTAAGIAAHAVSTNIRKRKLIREGINNNMVAEEKGGES from the coding sequence ATGAGTGATAAGCCCGTAACTTACTGGCAACAAATGCAGGCAAACGGCTATAGCAGAAGAGACTTTCTAAAATTCTGTGCATGGATGTCTGCCTTCATTGGAATCGAGGCGAGCGGAGTAGGGAAAGTTGTGAAAGCGATGGAAACAAAGCCTAGAATACCTGTCGTATGGTTTCATTTTCAAGAATGTACTTGCTGCAGCGAGTCATTTATCAGAACTGCACATCCAATTGTATCCGATATAGTTCTTGATAAAATTTCACTCGACTACACTGAAACACTTCAGGCAGCAGCTGGGCATCAAGCTGAAGAAGCCCTGCACAACACAATGAAGAAATACAAAGGTGAATATCTGATGCTCGTGGAAGGTTCCGTCCCGGTTTATGATGATGGAATCTATTGCTGCATAGGCGGACGATCTGCTATAGATATCATTGAGGAAGCAGCCGCAGGTGCGAAAGCGGTCGTCGCTTGGGGAAGCTGTGCATCGAACGGATGTATTCAAGCTGCAAGCCCAAATCCAACTGGAGCTAAACCTGTATCGAGTGTTATAAATGGTAAACCAATAATTAATGTTCCTGGCTGTCCACCAATTGGTGAAGTAATGGCTGGTACAATCGTTCACTTGTTAACTTTCGATAGAATTCCACAATTAGATGGCTTGGGAAGACCGAAAGCATTTTATTCGCGCAGAGTGCATGATACTTGTTACCGCCGGCCAAATTATGATGCTGGGCTTTTTGTTGATACGTTCGATGATGAAAATGCAAAACGCGGTTACTGTTTATATAAAATGGGCTGCCGCGGACCAGTAACTTATAATGCGTGTGGTATAACTCGTTGGAACGAAGGGGTAAGTTTTCCAATTCAATCTGGACATGGATGCATTGGATGCAGCGAAGCAAATTTCTGGGATAATGGTCCATTCTATAATCATTTGCCTTCATTCCCTGGATTTGGAATTGAAACGACCGCGGATAAAATCGGTGTTGCGGTTGGTGCTGTCACCGCAGCCGGTATTGCAGCTCATGCTGTTTCAACTAATATTAGAAAAAGAAAATTAATTCGAGAGGGAATAAATAATAATATGGTTGCTGAGGAAAAAGGA
- a CDS encoding T9SS type A sorting domain-containing protein, which translates to MKNILGNIFFWLFLILGNFNAYSQFSSITKFQHSDANIRETHPVVISSTKILMTFEKLDSIFTSLSTDGGNTWQTPKYVIRMPKTHWPYTALRTNTGRILLAYSTNSAINIYYSDDDGLTWNWPTVTMPDPRGVQEISIAQSSDNTIWLSYGIPEQVYYRKSTDDGMTWLADQTFSAESWIERYLTIIETTTNNYIGIFQDNSSGNFDFYKKVSTDNGNTWSAATKILGSSLNEERPRVLKSNDGTLWVVYQMQKPTVLPDFKQYDIYYTKSTDNGITWQTSTQFTRYIHDDYFASAVIFGNSPFITFRTFQRFPDQPLHCIALAIINQTLDINPPPFIYSAAAYFPDEYHPILLRAIAIDDDAIANVTAKFQDGTSALLYDDGTHGDSLANDHIFTTSIDYELLKSKFDAMDANNLKLPLNNSGIIGDVYITIPYEIIATDVTAKSVIVSQSIQYQYWGKQFDGHGIIFSGGFYLSGLTNGQLWANAVASADRIRDYQAGKVGMNPNDTRNKLYFVSRTDPPFGSSWQNWRNAVALGAYFYDGDNDGIYNPIDKNSNGIWDANEDMPDLLGDKTAWCVYNDGVPASKRRYNDVSPQGIEVRQTVFASNRDPNLSNVMFVRYSFLNTGLLSPILDSVYFSVWSDVDLGDYTDDLGGCDTLLNTAYVYNDSSDGEYGINPPAIFLNLLQGPSYYTGNNSDTSYNMNGQIRGVAKSIGYKNLCMTSSKVIYRSHPTYGNPAKKTEARNYQLGLDYAGNNLNPCVIGVWNVYGIDCNTVNPIFMLSGNPVTNTGWLDISRNDKRAQANTGPFKLEVNKPIDIIIAYTVGRGSDFLNSVTVARNITQNVIIEYKNNFGTITSVYEPQSSTINHFYLGQNYPNPFNPITNIKYQIPSANKVSLKLFDILGREVATLVDEIKESGNHNYPFSILNYPLSSGVYFYQLRAGEFVSTKKMVILK; encoded by the coding sequence ATGAAAAATATACTTGGCAATATATTTTTCTGGTTGTTTCTAATTCTTGGGAATTTCAATGCTTACTCACAATTCTCATCAATCACAAAATTCCAACATTCAGATGCAAATATAAGAGAGACTCATCCAGTCGTCATTTCTTCGACTAAGATTTTAATGACTTTTGAAAAGCTTGATTCTATTTTCACTTCTTTAAGCACAGATGGAGGAAATACTTGGCAGACACCAAAATATGTAATTAGAATGCCAAAAACACATTGGCCGTATACAGCATTAAGGACAAACACTGGGAGAATTTTACTCGCGTATTCCACAAACTCTGCGATTAATATTTATTATTCTGATGACGATGGATTAACATGGAATTGGCCAACCGTTACAATGCCAGATCCAAGGGGCGTACAAGAAATATCAATTGCTCAATCCTCGGATAATACTATTTGGTTGAGCTATGGAATTCCTGAACAAGTGTATTATAGAAAAAGTACTGACGACGGAATGACATGGCTGGCAGACCAAACATTTTCCGCTGAATCTTGGATTGAAAGATATCTAACGATCATCGAGACAACAACGAATAATTACATCGGAATTTTTCAGGATAATTCATCGGGTAATTTTGATTTCTATAAGAAGGTTAGCACTGATAACGGGAATACTTGGTCTGCCGCAACAAAAATATTAGGCAGCTCACTTAATGAAGAAAGACCAAGAGTTTTAAAGTCGAATGATGGAACTTTATGGGTAGTATACCAGATGCAAAAACCAACTGTCCTTCCAGATTTCAAGCAGTACGACATTTATTACACTAAGAGCACTGACAATGGCATTACTTGGCAGACAAGCACGCAATTCACACGTTACATTCATGACGATTATTTTGCAAGTGCCGTAATATTTGGAAATTCTCCATTCATTACATTTAGAACATTTCAACGTTTTCCCGACCAGCCTCTACACTGTATTGCGCTGGCGATTATCAATCAGACCTTGGATATAAATCCACCTCCGTTTATCTATTCGGCTGCTGCTTATTTTCCTGATGAATATCATCCAATACTTTTACGTGCGATTGCAATAGATGATGATGCAATTGCTAATGTTACTGCAAAGTTTCAAGATGGCACCTCCGCATTGCTTTATGACGATGGAACTCATGGAGATAGTTTAGCCAACGATCATATCTTTACTACTTCAATTGATTATGAATTGCTAAAATCTAAATTTGATGCGATGGATGCTAATAACTTAAAATTACCTTTGAATAACAGCGGGATTATCGGAGACGTGTACATCACCATTCCATACGAAATAATTGCAACAGATGTAACGGCTAAATCCGTCATTGTTTCACAATCAATCCAATATCAATACTGGGGAAAACAATTCGATGGCCACGGAATAATTTTCTCTGGTGGATTTTATTTATCCGGATTAACAAATGGACAGCTTTGGGCAAATGCAGTAGCTTCGGCAGATAGAATTCGAGACTATCAAGCAGGCAAAGTCGGAATGAATCCCAATGACACACGAAACAAATTGTATTTCGTCTCAAGAACAGATCCTCCATTTGGCTCATCGTGGCAAAATTGGCGGAATGCAGTTGCACTTGGCGCCTATTTTTATGATGGAGATAATGACGGAATTTATAATCCTATTGATAAAAACAGTAACGGAATTTGGGATGCAAATGAAGATATGCCGGATTTATTAGGAGATAAAACTGCTTGGTGCGTTTATAATGATGGTGTACCTGCTTCAAAGCGTAGATACAACGATGTTTCTCCTCAGGGAATTGAAGTACGGCAGACTGTATTCGCATCGAACAGAGATCCGAATCTTTCAAACGTAATGTTTGTTAGATACTCATTCTTGAATACAGGCTTACTAAGTCCAATTTTAGACAGTGTCTATTTTTCAGTTTGGTCTGATGTTGATCTTGGCGATTACACAGACGATCTCGGTGGATGCGATACTCTCCTAAATACTGCTTATGTTTACAATGACAGCTCCGATGGAGAATATGGAATAAATCCACCGGCAATTTTCTTGAACCTTTTGCAAGGTCCAAGCTATTATACTGGAAATAACTCTGACACTTCTTATAATATGAACGGTCAGATCAGAGGAGTAGCAAAATCGATTGGATATAAAAATTTGTGCATGACATCCTCCAAAGTAATTTATCGATCTCATCCGACGTATGGTAATCCTGCTAAAAAGACTGAAGCGAGGAATTATCAACTTGGATTAGATTATGCAGGTAATAATCTTAATCCTTGTGTTATTGGAGTTTGGAATGTTTATGGGATAGATTGTAATACAGTGAATCCAATTTTTATGTTATCGGGTAATCCAGTAACAAATACCGGTTGGCTTGATATCAGTCGGAATGATAAAAGAGCTCAGGCAAACACAGGACCTTTCAAATTAGAAGTGAATAAACCTATCGATATAATTATTGCATATACAGTTGGACGCGGAAGCGATTTTTTAAACTCAGTAACGGTCGCAAGAAACATCACCCAAAATGTAATAATTGAATACAAGAATAACTTTGGTACGATAACCTCAGTGTATGAGCCGCAATCTAGTACGATAAATCATTTTTATTTGGGACAAAATTATCCTAATCCATTTAATCCTATTACAAATATCAAGTACCAAATTCCAAGCGCCAACAAGGTATCATTGAAGCTATTCGATATTCTGGGAAGAGAAGTTGCAACACTCGTTGATGAAATTAAAGAATCAGGGAATCATAATTATCCATTCTCAATTCTCAATTATCCATTATCGAGTGGAGTATATTTTTATCAACTTCGTGCAGGTGAATTTGTGAGCACAAAAAAAATGGTCATTCTGAAATGA
- the hypF gene encoding carbamoyltransferase HypF, with protein MTLLAKIIIRGAVQGVGFRPFIYRLASELKLTGFVNNSPLGVFIEAEGTKSKLDEFILRIEKEKPPISVITSLEFSFLDPRGYDKFEIVKSESSGLKTTIILPDIAVCQDCLAEMFDPNDRRFRYPFINCTNCGPRFSIIESIPYDRPNTSMKVFEMCEECRGEYENPLDRRFHAQPIACTKCGPHIELWSDSGETICSDEESIMITIEKIVAGKIIALKGLSGFHLIVDARNDEAVKRLREKKHREEKPFALMFKDLDSIEKYCEVSALEKRLLCSAEAPIVLLKKNQSVRFQNRNTDPSLNSALRIPHSALSNDIAPNNPYLGAMLPYTPLHHLLMCELNFPIVATSGNLSEEPMCTDELEALTRLRGIADYFLLHNRPIVRHTDDSIVRIIDGREMVLRRARGYAPLPIQVNSSDAKDVLAVGGHLKNSVALKVGNNVFVSQHIGDLSTNESYSTFQKVVQDFQNLYESKVSKLVCDLHPEYLSTKFAKEQNIKIEEVQHHFAHIASCRAENLIEGKALGVSWDGTGFGFDNTIWGGEFYSTDDSSYKHIGQFRKFRLPGGETAIKEPRRSALGLLYEIYKDEIFSGSNEFLNSGFTKVELKILREMLGKNFNCPQTSSAGRLFDAVSSLVGIAHRSHYEGQAAMMLEFNADPSIIDTYPIELKEEKIFIFDWRVLIEAILNDLNKEIVSEIISAKFHNSLAELIVQFAKQIGEEKIVLSGGCFQNAFLLERTIKKLRENNFKVYWHQRIPPNDGGISLGQIAALNYTRIY; from the coding sequence ATGACTTTACTCGCCAAGATTATCATCCGCGGTGCTGTGCAGGGAGTTGGATTCAGACCATTCATTTACCGCCTTGCTTCTGAATTGAAGCTTACTGGTTTTGTAAATAATTCTCCGCTCGGGGTTTTCATCGAAGCTGAAGGTACGAAATCTAAACTCGATGAATTTATTCTTAGAATTGAAAAAGAGAAACCTCCAATCTCTGTAATCACAAGCTTAGAATTTTCTTTTCTTGATCCGAGGGGTTATGACAAATTTGAAATTGTAAAAAGTGAATCAAGCGGATTGAAAACAACAATTATACTTCCGGATATTGCTGTTTGCCAGGATTGTTTAGCTGAAATGTTTGATCCTAATGACAGACGATTTCGATATCCATTCATCAATTGTACTAACTGCGGACCAAGATTTTCAATTATTGAATCAATCCCTTATGACCGGCCAAATACTTCAATGAAAGTATTTGAAATGTGTGAAGAATGCAGGGGAGAATATGAAAATCCTTTAGATAGAAGATTCCATGCTCAGCCGATTGCATGTACTAAATGCGGACCGCATATCGAACTATGGAGTGATTCAGGTGAAACTATTTGCAGTGATGAAGAATCAATTATGATCACTATTGAAAAAATTGTAGCAGGTAAAATAATTGCATTAAAAGGATTGAGTGGATTTCATTTGATCGTTGATGCCCGAAATGATGAGGCAGTAAAAAGATTGCGCGAAAAAAAACACCGCGAAGAAAAACCTTTTGCCCTTATGTTCAAAGATTTGGATTCAATCGAAAAGTACTGCGAGGTCTCCGCGTTAGAAAAGAGATTATTATGCTCGGCAGAAGCACCCATCGTTCTACTCAAAAAAAATCAGAGTGTCAGGTTCCAAAACCGGAATACTGATCCTTCCCTTAATTCCGCACTCCGGATTCCACATTCTGCACTTTCAAACGATATTGCACCCAACAATCCATATCTTGGTGCAATGCTTCCCTATACTCCGCTTCATCATTTATTAATGTGTGAATTAAATTTTCCAATTGTTGCAACAAGCGGAAATCTATCTGAAGAACCGATGTGCACTGATGAACTTGAAGCACTTACTCGATTAAGAGGAATCGCAGATTATTTTCTTCTACATAATCGTCCTATTGTTAGGCACACCGATGATTCAATTGTCCGTATTATTGATGGACGGGAAATGGTTCTTAGACGCGCTAGAGGATATGCCCCGCTTCCAATACAGGTTAATAGCTCGGATGCCAAGGATGTTTTAGCAGTCGGCGGTCACTTGAAAAATTCTGTGGCTTTGAAAGTCGGAAATAATGTTTTCGTCAGTCAGCATATTGGTGATTTATCAACGAATGAATCCTATAGCACTTTTCAAAAAGTCGTACAAGATTTTCAGAATTTGTATGAAAGTAAAGTTTCAAAATTAGTATGCGATCTTCATCCGGAATATCTATCTACCAAATTTGCAAAGGAGCAAAATATTAAAATCGAAGAAGTTCAACATCATTTTGCACATATTGCCTCTTGCAGAGCTGAAAATCTGATCGAAGGAAAAGCACTCGGAGTTTCTTGGGATGGGACAGGTTTTGGTTTTGATAATACTATTTGGGGGGGAGAATTCTATAGCACTGATGATAGTTCTTATAAGCACATCGGACAGTTTAGAAAATTTCGATTGCCGGGAGGAGAGACTGCTATTAAAGAACCAAGACGGAGTGCACTCGGACTTCTCTATGAAATTTATAAAGATGAAATTTTTTCAGGGTCAAATGAATTTCTCAATTCTGGATTCACAAAAGTGGAATTAAAAATATTAAGAGAGATGCTCGGAAAAAATTTCAATTGCCCACAGACATCGAGTGCAGGCAGACTGTTCGATGCAGTTTCCTCTTTAGTCGGAATCGCCCATCGCTCGCATTACGAAGGGCAAGCAGCTATGATGCTGGAGTTTAATGCAGACCCAAGTATCATCGATACATATCCAATCGAATTGAAAGAAGAAAAGATTTTTATTTTCGATTGGCGTGTTTTAATCGAAGCAATTTTAAATGACCTCAATAAGGAAATTGTGAGCGAAATTATTTCAGCTAAGTTTCATAATTCCTTAGCGGAATTAATAGTCCAGTTTGCAAAACAGATCGGCGAAGAAAAGATTGTTTTGAGCGGTGGTTGTTTTCAAAATGCTTTTTTACTTGAAAGAACTATAAAAAAATTGCGTGAAAATAATTTTAAAGTTTATTGGCACCAGCGTATTCCACCAAATGACGGGGGAATATCACTTGGACAAATCGCCGCTTTGAATTATACTAGAATTTATTGA
- a CDS encoding HypC/HybG/HupF family hydrogenase formation chaperone, whose protein sequence is MCLAVPGKIEIIHDGDEQLRMAKVNFGGVKKDISLAWVPEAKVGDYVLVHVGFALNVIDENEAQETLKILQEMNELEDLNAQDDIEKFNNQKK, encoded by the coding sequence ATGTGCTTAGCAGTCCCAGGTAAGATAGAAATAATTCATGACGGCGATGAACAGCTCCGAATGGCTAAAGTAAACTTCGGAGGAGTGAAAAAAGATATTTCACTTGCATGGGTCCCTGAAGCCAAAGTAGGAGATTATGTTCTTGTTCATGTTGGATTTGCATTGAATGTTATTGATGAAAATGAGGCACAGGAAACTTTGAAAATTTTGCAAGAAATGAACGAATTGGAAGACTTGAATGCACAGGATGACATTGAAAAATTTAATAATCAAAAAAAATAA
- a CDS encoding sigma-54-dependent Fis family transcriptional regulator, whose translation MKQVQSITLLTQNQKVKDILHKIQQVVDSDSSILLIGETGVGKELFAEYIHRTSSRGNNPFVKVGLNAIPSELLESELFGHERGAFTSASYEKKGLFELANGGSIFLDDIDDFPLHLQTKLLRVLESREIMRIGGVDTIPIDVRLITASKIDLKDHVNAGNFRADLFYRINVVPIYIPPLRERPEDIPLIFNHYLKHYAPYKELTLSNEALKHLIHYNWPGNIRELRNTAQRLSLFSLGEIKENDLPPEIRESNPVQLLIKACNHCFSSDGMTFQEIVACLEHNLISEALKQNDHNQSAAARKLGLSLSTLRDKIKKYSLS comes from the coding sequence ATGAAACAAGTCCAATCAATAACGCTCCTGACTCAAAATCAAAAGGTCAAAGATATACTGCATAAGATTCAGCAAGTCGTTGATTCAGACAGTTCAATTCTTTTGATCGGAGAGACTGGAGTGGGTAAAGAGCTGTTCGCAGAATATATTCATAGAACAAGTTCGAGAGGAAACAATCCATTCGTAAAAGTAGGATTGAATGCAATACCTTCGGAACTTCTTGAAAGTGAATTATTCGGTCATGAAAGAGGTGCATTCACGAGTGCAAGTTATGAGAAAAAAGGTCTATTCGAACTTGCAAACGGAGGGAGCATATTTTTGGATGATATCGATGACTTCCCATTACACTTGCAAACAAAATTGCTGCGAGTTCTGGAGTCTCGTGAAATTATGAGAATTGGCGGAGTAGATACAATTCCAATTGATGTTCGGTTGATAACAGCTTCTAAAATTGATTTAAAAGATCATGTCAATGCAGGTAATTTTCGTGCAGATCTTTTTTACAGGATAAATGTTGTTCCGATCTATATTCCACCGTTGAGAGAACGCCCAGAAGACATTCCGCTTATATTTAATCATTATTTAAAACATTATGCACCGTACAAGGAGTTGACTTTATCAAATGAAGCACTCAAACATTTGATACATTACAACTGGCCTGGAAACATAAGAGAATTACGCAATACCGCCCAAAGACTTTCGCTCTTTTCACTCGGTGAGATTAAAGAAAATGATCTTCCTCCTGAAATCCGTGAATCAAATCCTGTCCAATTGTTGATCAAAGCATGCAACCACTGTTTCAGTAGTGATGGAATGACTTTTCAAGAAATTGTTGCTTGTCTTGAACACAATTTAATTTCCGAAGCATTGAAACAAAATGATCATAATCAATCTGCTGCTGCAAGAAAGCTTGGTTTGAGTTTATCGACATTAAGAGATAAAATTAAAAAATATAGTTTGTCATAA
- the hypA gene encoding hydrogenase maturation nickel metallochaperone HypA has protein sequence MHELSIAQEIVNIVNQHISEGETNSVRSVKVAIGKLSNVLTDSLEFCFEAITANTNLDGTKLEIQSIPLVVFCADCNKNSELEDTIFVCPNCSGFNLKIQSGRELNVLEIELNDPEGSK, from the coding sequence ATGCACGAACTTTCAATAGCACAAGAAATAGTAAATATCGTCAATCAGCACATATCTGAAGGTGAAACTAATTCTGTCCGTTCTGTGAAAGTTGCCATTGGAAAATTGAGTAATGTGCTTACCGACTCACTCGAGTTTTGCTTTGAAGCGATTACAGCGAATACAAATCTTGACGGTACCAAACTCGAAATCCAAAGTATTCCACTTGTAGTTTTTTGTGCAGATTGTAATAAGAATTCTGAACTCGAAGATACGATTTTTGTCTGCCCAAATTGTAGCGGCTTCAACTTAAAAATTCAGAGCGGCAGAGAATTAAATGTACTTGAAATTGAACTTAATGATCCAGAGGGGAGCAAATGA
- the hypB gene encoding hydrogenase nickel incorporation protein HypB: MSVITVERKILEKNDAIADQNRKLFKEKNLFVINLVSSPGSGKTSLVERTIALAKDKMKISVIEGDLQTSLDAERVAKFGIPVVQIVTHGACHLEAVLVRDALAQLEELSGELLIIENVGNLVCPSGYDLGEDLKVVVVSTTEGDDKPLKYPAMFRNASALVINKIDLVPYLNCSLDELKKNALSINPNLIVFETSCTTDKGIENWITWLKSNLIRK, from the coding sequence ATGAGTGTAATTACTGTTGAAAGAAAAATTTTAGAGAAGAATGACGCCATAGCTGATCAGAATCGAAAACTCTTTAAAGAAAAAAACTTATTCGTTATTAATCTCGTTAGCTCCCCTGGCTCTGGCAAGACAAGTCTAGTCGAAAGAACAATCGCACTCGCTAAGGATAAAATGAAGATTTCAGTAATCGAGGGAGATTTGCAAACAAGCTTGGATGCAGAAAGGGTTGCAAAATTTGGTATCCCGGTTGTTCAAATTGTTACGCATGGCGCATGTCATCTTGAAGCCGTTTTGGTGCGTGATGCACTTGCTCAGCTTGAAGAGTTATCTGGAGAACTTCTAATCATTGAAAATGTCGGGAATCTTGTTTGTCCTTCTGGATATGACCTTGGAGAAGATCTCAAAGTTGTTGTAGTTAGCACAACAGAGGGAGACGATAAACCGCTCAAATATCCAGCAATGTTCAGAAATGCCTCTGCGCTTGTTATAAATAAAATTGACCTTGTTCCTTACTTAAATTGTTCGCTTGATGAACTAAAGAAAAATGCTTTATCTATCAATCCTAATCTAATAGTCTTTGAAACATCGTGTACGACCGATAAGGGCATTGAAAATTGGATTACTTGGCTCAAATCGAATCTAATTCGTAAATGA
- the hypD gene encoding hydrogenase formation protein HypD produces the protein MKYIDEYRNSHSAKVLTQKIKSSITKPWNIMEICGGQTHTILKYSIDELLPSEINLIHGPGCPVCVTPLEIIDKAIAIASEKNVIFTSFGDMLRVPGSRLDLLSVKANGGDVRMVYSPMDALKIAEQNPNKKVVFFSVGFETTSPANAMSVIEAHKRGLENYSILCSHVLVPPAIDALLSSSNTSIQGFLAAGHVCTVMGYKEYIPIAEKYKVPIVVTGFEPIDILQGVLGCVVQLEDEKCEVVNQYSRVVRIDGNIEAKKVIFEVFEITDRKWRGIGIIPQSGYKIKNKYADYDAEKIFDVAGIEVSESPLCIAGNILQGVKKPFECSAFGKECTPEHPLGAPMVSTEGACAAYFHYKKSTN, from the coding sequence ATGAAGTACATCGACGAATATCGTAATTCACATTCAGCAAAAGTTCTGACGCAGAAGATTAAATCTTCAATAACAAAACCATGGAACATAATGGAAATTTGTGGCGGGCAAACTCATACCATCCTGAAATACAGCATTGATGAATTGCTGCCTAGTGAAATCAATTTAATTCATGGGCCTGGTTGCCCAGTTTGCGTCACACCTCTTGAAATAATCGATAAAGCAATAGCCATTGCATCTGAAAAAAATGTGATCTTTACTTCATTCGGTGATATGTTAAGAGTGCCAGGTTCAAGACTTGATTTATTGTCAGTGAAAGCGAACGGCGGCGATGTCCGAATGGTCTACTCACCGATGGATGCATTGAAAATTGCTGAGCAAAATCCGAATAAAAAAGTTGTATTTTTTTCTGTTGGTTTTGAAACTACTTCACCAGCAAATGCTATGTCCGTTATTGAGGCACATAAACGAGGATTGGAGAATTATTCAATTTTATGTTCGCATGTTTTAGTCCCGCCTGCGATAGATGCACTTCTTTCAAGTTCCAATACTTCTATTCAGGGATTTCTAGCAGCTGGTCACGTTTGTACGGTTATGGGATATAAAGAATATATTCCCATAGCTGAAAAATATAAAGTGCCGATTGTTGTGACAGGCTTCGAACCGATAGATATTTTACAGGGAGTCCTCGGCTGTGTCGTGCAACTTGAAGATGAAAAATGTGAAGTAGTTAATCAGTACAGTCGCGTTGTAAGAATAGATGGGAACATCGAAGCAAAGAAAGTTATCTTTGAAGTGTTTGAAATAACCGACAGGAAGTGGCGCGGGATTGGAATAATACCACAAAGCGGATATAAAATAAAAAATAAATATGCAGATTATGATGCTGAGAAAATTTTCGATGTCGCAGGAATAGAAGTTAGCGAATCACCGCTTTGTATTGCCGGAAATATTCTTCAAGGAGTAAAAAAGCCGTTTGAGTGTTCAGCATTCGGAAAAGAATGTACACCTGAACATCCGCTTGGCGCACCAATGGTTTCAACTGAAGGTGCATGTGCAGCCTATTTTCATTATAAAAAGAGCACCAATTAG
- the hypE gene encoding hydrogenase expression/formation protein HypE — protein sequence MDFNLSCPIPKSEYDKVLLAHGGGGTLSHHLLQKIFFSQFNNELLDVQHDGAMFTIGGNRFAFTTDSYVVNPIFFPGGNIGDLAVNGTVNDLSVCGAKPLFISAGFIIEEGFEIEQLWRVVLSMNEAAKRAGVKIVTGDTKVVDKGKGDKVFISTSGVGLIENGIDIFPKNCRVGDVILLNGKIADHGIAIMSARQGLEFETEVVSDSAPMNGLVDSILKVTKNVHVMRDPTRGGIASALNEIASAANVGIEIYEDKIPLSEQVKGACEILGFDPLYIANEGKVLIFVPESESKKVLEIMRQHEYGRESQIIGRVTQENPKTVLMKTLIGSKRIVDMISGEQLPRIC from the coding sequence ATGGATTTTAACCTTTCCTGTCCAATACCAAAATCGGAATATGACAAAGTTCTTCTTGCTCATGGCGGCGGCGGGACACTTTCCCATCATTTACTGCAGAAGATCTTCTTCTCGCAGTTTAACAATGAACTTCTCGATGTTCAGCATGACGGAGCGATGTTTACAATTGGTGGAAATAGATTTGCGTTCACAACAGATTCGTATGTTGTCAATCCGATTTTTTTCCCTGGCGGAAATATAGGCGATCTCGCTGTAAATGGAACCGTTAATGATCTTTCAGTATGCGGAGCAAAACCTCTATTCATTTCTGCCGGATTCATTATAGAAGAAGGATTTGAGATTGAGCAGCTATGGAGAGTAGTATTGTCAATGAATGAGGCAGCGAAAAGAGCTGGCGTTAAAATAGTTACAGGCGATACAAAAGTAGTTGATAAAGGAAAGGGAGATAAAGTTTTCATCAGTACTTCTGGTGTTGGATTGATTGAGAACGGGATAGACATTTTCCCAAAGAATTGTCGAGTTGGTGATGTAATTTTATTGAACGGGAAAATAGCAGATCATGGTATTGCGATTATGTCAGCACGCCAAGGACTTGAATTCGAAACGGAAGTTGTTAGTGATTCAGCTCCAATGAATGGTTTAGTCGATTCAATCTTAAAAGTAACAAAAAATGTTCACGTCATGCGGGATCCAACACGTGGAGGCATTGCTAGCGCATTGAATGAGATTGCCTCAGCGGCTAATGTTGGAATTGAAATTTATGAAGATAAAATCCCTTTATCCGAACAAGTCAAGGGAGCTTGTGAAATATTGGGATTTGATCCACTCTACATTGCAAATGAAGGTAAAGTCCTTATTTTTGTCCCTGAATCGGAATCGAAAAAAGTTTTAGAGATAATGAGACAACATGAGTATGGAAGAGAATCGCAAATCATAGGAAGAGTAACACAGGAAAATCCCAAAACAGTTTTAATGAAAACTTTAATCGGTAGTAAACGCATTGTTGATATGATTTCTGGAGAACAGCTGCCAAGAATTTGCTGA